A region of the Sarcophilus harrisii chromosome 3, mSarHar1.11, whole genome shotgun sequence genome:
ATAGCTACTGGCTATGACCATAAATCCCACACACAGGAAATCAGGAAtagagaacaaaattataaatacagAGACTTTGAATGATGCTGGAGCAAATTGTGAACAGAATCCAATATTCCATATCCTTGTGttgttacttctttctgtatacttctgtatatttccaaataaatgaacatttattagaaTGTGTAGAATCCTAAACAAATCATGATCAACTTGATTGTATTTCTTGAATTTTCCTTGGGTAGTAGCAGAGGGCAAATACTTAAATACTAAAAAGTCATCTAGGCAAAGCACCACTATTTACCcaggcaaagaaaaaatgaggaaaagatagaaacagatgggaacagagaaaggggagaaagaaagagagcgagagagagatcTGGATGTATGATTATTTATAGAAGGAAAATTGCTgtgttaaaaaaatattaagatatttCAGATTATGAAACACTGAAAAAACACAATTACAATTTGAAAATTCACATTTAACAAATAATACTTAAGTGAAAATACAGTCATGATACTTTTTAACATCATAAATTTCTACAGAAGGAAAAAGTAtccatctgtctctctgccttcttCTCTGTTGATTTCTGCTTGTCTCTTATTCTCTCTGACactttctctgtatgtctgtgGGTATCTCTCACTTTGTTTCTCTCTagctctcttttctgtctctctttgttcctctatctatacacacatacacgatagaataaggaagagagatacaattatattataagaaatagcTGAATCATTCATCTGAAAAGTTCTCACTCTTCCCacccttttcatttaaattactaTAATGCAATAATGTGAAGCAACCTTCTTCTCAGTGAGAACCTCCTGCTAATTCTCTTGCAGAACCTCTTGCAACTGGGGAGTccgtcttcctagcaaagctggcttctcagccaacaataaacttcccttttgccagtcAGCCTTTTGGGCTTCATggattctttcacattggacctgtgtCAACAAGAGGGGattccacaactctctgcactgccactaacagGATCAATACCTCTTATGCTCACTAGAAACTAAAGGCAGGAAAACTTTTAATGTGATCCTCCATTGCCATGTCCAGGGGCTAATATGTAATTcgcacaaaaacaaaacaaatcataaacaaaagcaaaagcaaaacaaagagatAACTAGGAACAGAGAGACAATTGCTTCAAATAAAAGATCTCTCCAAATGAACACTCCACCTATTTGGTTGGCCATCTTCATTTAAAACATCCTATAATTCTCTCAATGTATCCAACTCAAATGGCTCTATGTATTTTCATTGCTAAATGAAATCATCTGTGGTAATCCTAAaccagctctccctcacttaaatcaaaattatttgcatGCCACAGAACCACTTCCATGATGTCATGGATCTTAGTGAATAAAGGATAACCAATAGCAAGCTacaaatgaaaggagaaaaaaggactaaaaaaagataattcgAATTGACCCATCTTAAATTGAAATGTAGTCTCAAAAGTTAGCTTACTCTCCATAGCtcatgatttatttttccttcagacCAACCCAGAATCTCCCTCTAAAAAGcttgttttgaaaaattataaaataaataaataaataaataaataaagttgccTTAAGCTTGTTTAATTGATATAGACTGGAATCGGTGAGGGTAAGACCTCAACAAAAAACCATTTCCTTCCTACCAGTCCAGTATCTAGAAGGACTATACTAGGGTGGGAGTGTAGAGGGGTGTAGAGAGACTTAGCAGAAATTATTGTAGTCGCTATGGTAGCCAAGCTCTTCTCTGAGGCAAGCAGCAAGTAGCATTGAGTATTTTTACCTTTGGATTTTGTTCAGGCCTTTTGTTACCCCGAAGTAGGCCTTTATTGCATTTGGGTGGGGTTGAATAGCTTGTTCAATTCCTCGGCTGACACACTCCTGGAAATCTAATCTGATTTATAAGTTATGATATTAAAACTAAGGTTGTTTTTCTGCTATAAAAGAAATTACCTGTACCCCAATTTCCTACTTCTTTAGGAAATTAGCCTACTTTATTGAGTTGAGGATTCATTAGGAACCATTTCATTTATGACAGCAAAGTCATTATGACTTAATTAGAAAGGAGTCTCCTCCCTTATTAATAGTGAATTCTAGTTGGGAACTTAGCAAtagtctttccccttgttaatggcTAAAACTCCCCTTTGGAACTAAAGGCATGATAATTAAATCTTTGTCTCTTGATTTGGAGAAGGTCTAagcctataaattcttttgagaaacatTATGACACTAACTCAAAACAACATATTTTGGGGGTCAAACCACCGCTTCCCAGCCTTTGATGGATAGCACATGGGATTACTATAACCCAAACATATTTGGGGTTTTCAGTGTTTGTATACAACAGTACCCATCAGGAAAGCAGTACAGGGGaacttgaaaggagaaaaaataataaattccaaaagaaaaccCAAATCCACACTTTCTCCCAGAAACCTGCAAGAAGttcttctaatttaaaaaaaatgacattttgtaaatcatttagaaagatttctataatttttgtcttatttatttttactttactttaaaattttgaaggaaaatcaTGCAAGCAAAGAGATTTTaaggagaaattaaaactatcccaAAGGACAAAAATGCTTGAATTGAAGTGAAAAAATCTGGCTGGGACAAGAAACCTTACTTAGGTGGTCCAGCTCTGATGTGCTGGTTATATTTTCATCCTTATGTGATCTCTGCAGCATTGCAGTCATCTCCTTTCTCAATTGTTGTAAAAATATTAATCTTGGTTCCAGGAGAAAGTAGGACACATTAGTTGGATCTGTTAACTGCAAGTCAATAATTGCAGAGACTAGCTGACAAAGGAAAGATCAAGCATTTGAAAATACTTCACTAGAAAGAAAATGTCCTattctagcagttttttttttttaggtagaaAGGTATCCCTAATATATAGTCCTTTCTTGAAAGGCTACATATACTGTAAGcagcattttacttttttttgtagtCTAGTAGCTATAGCAACAGTAATAGCAGTTGATTACTAAAAGACATGTGAGAATTCCTTAGTCCTTACTTTCCATGGGCAAGCACAAATGGTGGGGAAGACTTCTGGTTAGATGCATACTGAGATTAAGAAGCCAGAACTTTGTCTCTGGCTCTACATCTGATAGTAAATCCTGGATAGACTCAGTGTCAGAGGAGTGAGAGGAACACTGGGAAGTCAATCAGACCACAGCGCCATACTTATGGACAACATGGAAACTGTAATTATGAATGCTTGCCAGACTTTGAAGTATTGATAAGGGATTCAAAGGACACCCCAAAAAGGCTGGGGTTCCAGACTGGTATAGTAAGGTATctgaaaagaatttgcaggctcagCCCCATCTCCAAGgcaagggcaaagtttattacaATTGTCATGCCAATCAAAGTGAGCTAAGTTCTGAAAGAATTTAGCAAGgaaccaggagcaagaaaatagatttatagGGGGAGGGTtcaggtgcttcatgtcactgatatccTAATTTTATGGCTTCAAggtagaattgaggagtggtTTTTAGAGATGGAGTCGTGAATCGGTCTGGTGTGCACCtcattattgtctcagaaactCTATTATTACTGATCAATAGATtttatctgacagccagcattGTTTGTATAACTATAACACTCCCCAGGCCAGCTGGTCTTAGGAATAGGGCCAGGTAGCATTAGGATTATTGCAATATTCTCCCTAGGAACTATACCACATCATTCCTCCTTCAAGTTATTGGTAGCCAAATTCATTTGATGCAAAGGGATGAAGGTCTCACCTTCTGGAATTGCTTTCAAGTTGATAAAGGGTATAGAGCTAGCCCTACCTAGCAAGGGCCATACTATGGAAAGGTGACATGTGTCTTGAGGTTGGTATCAGTGACATCCAAGGGGTGCTGAGGCTCAGAATCAAGTAGCAGGTGGTATTCAGGTTCAACAAGACATAGGAAGCTTATGGTCTGGAGTCTAGAAGAAACAAAACTCATGAAAAGGTTGTTANNNNNNNNNNNNNNNNNNNNNNNNNNNNNNNNNNNNNNNNNNNNNNNNNNNNNNNNNNNNNNNNNNNNNNNNNNNNNNNNNNNNNNNNNNNNNNNNNNNNcccagagacaccaaagaaaaCGTGCAAGTTCAGTAGGAAAAGTTTGTCTGTGGGATTATAGGGTCTTGAGAAACCAGCAAACCAAGACTGGGTCCCAAGAATGAGTGtgggtagtggtggtggtggcagCTTCTGAAGGCCTCAGCTCACAGGATTTCTCATTGTTGGATTGAGGGAGGACTgagttgctttagcacactagatcttatagcTCCAGtgagatggaattttttttttttttaacaatttcaaAACAGAAAAGAGTGTTCCTTATGTGGTCCCTAGAAGGATtgctgaaaacagctgcacaaacccctgaagcttgggacagaatcctaattttaaaaagagctaaaAGTCAAGTAagaggctaggaaaatgagcagacaacagaaacaATTTCTAACCATTGACAGTCattatgatgacaaggaaaatcaaaaaaatatacTCAGAAGATCCAAATTAAAAGCTCCTACATCTAAAGCCTccatgaaaaataagaattagattCAGGCTTTGGAAGAGCTCAAAGGGATTTTGAATATCAAGTACAATACatagagaaaaattaggaagagtaATGAGAGTagttcaaaaggaaatacaaacttATCAGGAGAAGAATTTCTTccaaagtaaaattggccaaatctTCTTGCCACAGTTTTCTTCTCATTCCAGTTCTTCTTCCACTGAGCTATCAAATTAATTTCCCCAAAGCCCAGGTCTGATTGTGTCCCTCTGCTACTTAATAAATTCCACTGGTTTCCTATCTATTCCAGGATAATTATCTTTGATGTTCAAACATCTACATCATGCTCTAGTTTTTTTACATATTGTTCCCACATATTCTGTAATTCACTGACAAGTCTTACTAGCTCGCCATTGCACAAGTCACTCCATCTCCTGCTTGTAGGCATTTACTGTGGCTGGCTGCCATTCCTAGAACATACTCCCCCCTCATCTCTGCATCCTGGCTCCCCTGAAatccttcaagtctcaattaaATTCCCACCTATTTCAAGacttttttctgatattattgacagctgaactttctttttctttattgtatttcATCTTTCTGTTTGAGGAATGTAATTaatctttttgtaaatatttgctctcatttattttcctcgATAGAcagtgagttccttgaaagcaggaattgacttttgtctttctttgttcctAAAATTCAGTCATAAAATATAGAACAAATTAcacattaataatatataatttttgattATTAGAAAATTACAACAAAACTCAAAGATAAGAAACAATTTTTCAAAGTATAGCTATCATGCATTTCTTGTacttaaaaaatatcttaaaaagttTGTAGAATAAGAAAAACTCACTATGTCTTCTCAAAGGATAACATCTGTAgtttagattttaaaagatttcaaagaaaagaaaatattcttaaacTTGGGTGGATCTTGGCTTCTCCTGAGAACCTAAAATGCAAGCTTTCattttcttggagatttttttatcAGTGGATGGAATAAGAGGCTTTGAAATCTTGACAAATCTGTGTGGTCATTTGCAGGGGCACAAGATGATAGACAGCACGTTTAATGATATCAGTCTTATACAGGAAGTCATAACCAATGACTGAACTGGTAAGACAGAGACTGAAATAAAGGAGAGTGAAGATTCTCAGAAGAGGAAGCTCAGGAAAGATTTGAAAATCCAGTCAatccaactctgagataccactacacacctgtcagactggctagaatgacagggaaagataatggggaatgttggaggggatgtgggaaaacagggacactaatacattgttggtggaactgtgaatacatccaaccattctggagagtagtttggaactatgctcaaaaagttatcaaactgtgcataccctttgatccagcagtgcttctactgggcttatatcctaaagagatcataaagaagggaaagggacctgtatgtgcacgaatgtttgtggcagccctcatTATAGTGGctattagaaactgagtggatgcccctcaattggagaatggctgaataaattgtggtatgtgaatattagggaatgttattgttctgtaagaaatgaccaacaggatgatttcagaaaggcctgagagacttacacgaactgatgctgagtgaaacaagcagggccaagtgatcattatatacttcaacaatactatatgataaccaattctgatggacttggacatcctcagcaatgagatcaaccaaatcatttccagtggaacTGTAATGAACGGAACCATTTAcaaccagtgaaagaactctgggatatgactaagaaccattacattgaattcccaatccttatttttgcccacctgcattttggatttccttcacaggctaattgtacaatatttcagagtccgattctttttgtacagcaaaataatgttttggtcatgtatacttattgtgtacctaatttatattttaatatatttttaaaagagagaaatatatcaAAATCTTTTGaggacaataaaaataataaataaaatttaaaaaaagaaaaaaaaagaaagaaaatccagtCAATCCCAAAATAATACCTGAAGATGCCCTTGGCTGAGAGTCCGTGGTGCCCTCATCTCCATCGTTCTCAATCCATGTCTTCTTGGGAACCTGCAAGGCTTTCTTCCAAAAGCTGCTCCcaactgtatttttgtttatttttgcctaTTCTCACTAATGATGAATAATTATCTCTGGGCATATTATCACTAATCAAAAAAACTACCTGATGATGATTTAAACCTGGGACCAGCCTTCAGTGACAAACCTGAAATCTCATGAAGTCAATATTCTTGTGATAAGATAATCACGCCTCTAGGGAAAGATAGATTTTGAGTCTATAACTACATTCTGTCTGCCCTCTCTTGTACCTGGGCAGAGCCAGTTTTCTACCTTGGCAGCAGAGCATAGCCTGTGTCTTCTTCCATCTGATTCTTAGAATCAGAGACTCAGAAGCTGAACATCACTTCTGTTTTGGAGGTAAAAAAGGGAATCTGAATGCGATCCCAATACTGTATTTACTGTCAATAGGAAAGACCCTCTGAAAAAAGGCTGTGGCATTTTCCCCTCAAAATCTTAGTGAGACTGTTTGTAGAGATCTCACTTCCTGATCCACACTGCAGTGTTCCCCTGCTCAGTTTTCTTACTTGTAATTTTGTGTGTAACTCATTATACAAATTctgtcaaatatatttttaatcctaACTCACAATTTCATCATATCTGTGCCTCTTAATTTCATAGATTATTAGATCATAGATTCAGGAAGATATTTTCTTTCATCCTATTTGTAATTTTGGTTGATTGGTAAATGTAGAATCATCCAGCTGAgcacacaaaaagagaaaataaaaagccaatatAGATGCCTCCATCATttcagcaaaatgaaatgtaaaatgtttcTACTTTGCTATCCTTGAGGGGACTGCATTTATCTTAGTTGTGAAACTTTCTAAAAATtcacctttccttttctttctttgaacagAGATTGTAATATTTCCAAAAGATTTTACTTTTGAATGCTAAATATCTGACTAAATCCTGTCCATTTCCTTAGTTTTCCCTCAACTGAAAAGTAACAGTACTCAGCTGGAATCTTTGCTTAATACTGCTCATTGGCTGCAAATCATTTCCTGAAATGCTTGAATATCGGGATCCAATTTGTACttgaagaaagataaatttttggATTGGAAAGTCACTTTCTAGAGAGATTCatattgttatttcatttaaacttGTTGTTCTCTCTTCACTTCATGTGTGATGTTATTCACTTTCAGTTTGGAGATTGACAATTTTTGTCTCCTGGAAATATAGTTAAAATTTCCCCATCGATTTACAAATGAGATGTCTACAACTACTCTGAGGCCACAGATGGATTTTGGAAATAATAGAAGCACATCGGAGGTAAACCACTTAGGTAAGTTTTATTACCACAGCCAGACTTCTCTGCTTCAGTAGAAGCATTTTTTGTCTTCTGGAACggtataattttcctttaaaatctcttagtTGGCACAATATTACATCAAATTCTTTAAGTCAAAACTATATCAAAATTGATTAAGACCAAATTATAGAAATCACTGAGTGAATTCTAATAGTGATTATTCATTGGAAGAATGTCTGTCAGGTTCCTGGGACAAAATCTGAAAATTGAATCTTTTGTGAATTTAATTTTTGATCCTAAGAGTTAGTCCTATTGTTCTGGTTCCAGTCTATATCATATATAGACCATATTGTGAAAAATGACCTTTTCAGATAGACTCTGGTTTAGTCTAAGGATAAATTAAATCATGAGCAACCACAAAGTAAGCCTATCCctaaaatagaatgaaattcaTGGTGCAACATTTTATAGACAGCCTGAATGGGTAGATCTGATTAACTTTTCATCCATGATATATGGGTTAGGAATATGGTGGATGATTTCATTTAGTACTGGCAAGGTTTAGGTTCTTTGGAATTGACTAAAttgatatgtgtgtgtttgtgtgtatagtTACATagcttatatatatgtgtgtgtgtatgtatatgtgtttatttttttttaaagaatatggtCAGCCAGAGGAATTAATGGCTTATTTACAGACACTGTTTATTTGAAGAAATTGTCTCTCTGTTTGTATtatcttttctgcattttttgaaaaaaaattattttgttttgtttgtatctaaattcttataatattttttggttttggaaATTTTGGATGATAATACAAGTTTTTCTGCCACCAGACTCtatgaaaagtgaaagaaattatagttgtttttctattttatttctctttttctggaatAGAGTATAATCTGCCTGCTTTGTGGGTTGTTACTGTTGATAATTTATGACTTTGAAAACTATACTGTTTGTGTCATAGGTATTATCTGTTCAGTGTAAATCTTGAAATTATAATTCAGAATATGTTTTGTATCTTTGTCAACTGAATTATTTTAGTGTATTTTTAAATTCAGCAGTTCTTTCTAGATGTTTGAGAAACCAAGACAGCATAATCTATAAACAAATATACACCCggattttttctataattttgtaaTGTATTACTTTTAATCTATAAATTGATCAAGGAATTGAATTAATCTAGATGGGCTGTTTGGTAAATTGGCTTATGTTGACTCCTCATTGTCCTGATAATTTTGGTATTTTGAAtcactaaaaataattatttaaattttccaattttaaggaataattattGGATGCTTgttttaatctatctttttttctttcaaaatctggGTATTTGAGGTTTCCTTTTTTtgaccaaaaataattttcattattggcttcatttcatgttttatttccttaattatttcatGGTGCTCTTTAAATAGTTTAATTATCTAATTTCCCTAAATTTCCATTGTTGTCTTGGCTTTCTCCCACTTTCTTTGTTAGTtcattttttgttcaatatttaactaagaactgaaatttaaattttctgttaagatGGGATTTCAGTGTGTCAAATTTTAACCTAATTTTACTTGTTTACATATGGTAAATATCTTGTTGTAATCTGATATAATCTGATTGTTTTATCATTCAGCTTTTGCTGTAGCATTTGTGAAGTACATTTTTACTTTCCcaaggcaattgtggttaagagGCTTGCTCAGGTTAAAAcaaccaggaagtattaagtgactaagccaggatttgaactcctgactgtAGAGCTGGCAGTGGGTTACACTGCCTAACAGCTCCTTCTAcaatacattttgaaattttctgtatggatttatttttggTATAGTTAGATGCCTTATTTATTTGTTGGAATATAATGTTAGATATGATATAGTGTTTCTCTATTACTAAATATATCTACATACTTTTATCCCAGCCCATGAATAATGCATAAATTTCTTCAATGTTTACAGAATACATTTTCTGTCCATTAAGCTTTCTTCATCTAAATGCTAAACCTGATTTATTTAATAATCAGTTGAGttctgttatttttcattttcccctttattaaatattaactaattTCAATAATGTATTCTCTTAATTCTCTTTGTATTCTGGACTTTTGGATTAAAATTGAGTAATCACTTCCTCAGTCTCATCAATCTCTCTCAGTGACTGAAAAGAATTCTCCTGATGGCCTACATTGCTTTCTTATATTTGGGTATCTGTTGTTTTCACACTACCAAGAAAAAATTGAGTACAAATAAAGTTGAGCATCACAAAACTTACTCATCTCACCTCATTAGCAAATATTCTCTAGGAAAATTTAAAAGCAcccattctttctttgtttcttctttttcatctctatctGGCACTGAGAAAAGTTCTACTTCAGTCATTGAGAGTTGTTTATCTTGATTTAGTTCTAGGTATTGTCTTCTTCATGCAGACTGGAGCTGGTTTACTGGgaaatctcttcctcctttgcCATTGTATCTCCAAATTCCTAACTGCTGGCAGGAAGAGGCCCATAGACTCCATTTTTTTCCACTTGTCCTTGTCCAACTTCATAGGACTTATTTCCAAGGGAATTCCTCAGACAGTGGTTGGTTTGGGGCTGAAAAATTTCCTGGATCGAGTCAGCTGTCGCTTTATTGTTTTCCTCCACCGAGTAGCCCGCAGTCTTTCTATCATTATCACCTGCCTTCTGAGTGGTCTTCAGATTATCACCATCAGTCCCTTTTCCTATTCCTTATTGTCACAACTCAAAACCTATGCCTCAATATACATTTTCCCATTCTGTTTTTCTGCTGGATCCTACAAATACTGATACATATTCATATGTTTGTGAACATGCAAAAATTACAGAAAACCTTAACAACACAAGGATATGGAATCTAGGATTCTGTTCAGAATCTGTTTCAATCTCATTCAAAGCCTCAATATATATCATTGTATATTCTATTCCTGATCTCCTGTGTGTGGAATTTTTGATTATGGCCAGTGGCTATCTGATTTTTCTCCTGCAAAGACATCATCGGCAAGTCCAGCATATTCACGGCTCCAGTCAATTGTCAAGAAGGTCTCCTGAAATGAGAGCTACCTATACCATCTTGGTATTGGTTTGTACctatgtttcattttattcagtCAGTTCCATTTTAGGATTTTATGTCTTTCATTTTAATAGACATTCTCGGTGGTTGTTGCCCACCACAGCTTTCTTGGAAGCCAGTTATGAAGCTATCATCCCATTTGTGCTTATCAGCTCTGATTCCCAAATTCTCCATTTCTTTGAATCACTCTGGCAGAAGAAAACATCCCATAACTCTTATCTGTAAACATTCCACTGTCCAGAACTCTATTTCCACTTGTCCAGAAAGAAATCTCTTTGTAGTTGATGACAGAAGGTCAGCAAAAATAGAATCAAGAATTGTAGACTTGGAATCTAGAAGGGATATTAATGATACCAAAATAATCATATTCTGCATTTGAATAGAACATTAAAGTTTGAAAagactttttcttatatttctcatTCAGCCTGATTGCATGTTCTTTTATTCTGAACCTCCAGAGGCCTTTTCTTAAGGCCTTTTCTTAAGACCTTTTGAGCTCTTCTTCCTCTAGtgtataatcaatttttttattctactttagACATTGCTTTTGTTGTAGGATTGAATGTACAACCATTTTCTATACTGACAGTGGAGGGACAGTTGTGAAATGTCTATCAATCACTTCTAATCATTaattaagagaaattttttttgttttcccataatCTGTTGAAAGCAGAAATTTCTTCTGTGAAGTTTGTCCTTCCTAAGGACTAATATAAGTGATAAATTAGATGGCAGATTAAATTTACCAAAAGGATGAATTGAAGTAATTCTCCAAGAAGGATGATATATATTAAAAGGGGGATGCTGTCTCTCAATAAATGGGCCAATGGCTTGCCTCCAATTATGCCAAAGtctcagaacaaaaaaaatataattataagagCATCAATATAGGTCTATCAGTCCCAAATACAAGAGTCCAAAATTTCTTAGCACTTGGATAACAAGATAAAGCATTTCAGATCCAATTGATTTTACATAAGAATTGAAAAAGCAGCCTAATACATGTCAGGATAGTTCATCCATATTCAGAAATAGTTAGATGAAAAAATTTTTATCATGGAAAACTAAGAGAACTTTAACTTAGCTTCCTCATGTGATCTTGAAATCTTTTCACATGGGCAAGGATCCACTGGCTTCATTCTCATTAAGATGATGACATTTTCTTAGACTGGTACAACATTGGCTCTAGGACACAATAAATCTGAAAACAAAAGTCAGACATTAACTTACAGTCCCCTAAAGTTATTTTCTCACATAGTAAGTCTCACTGTTCATGAGTAGGCTCGGATATGGTTATTAACAATATTCTCATGACATTCAAATAAATCAACTAGAAAATCAAAGTTATCAGAGCATCTAAAATTTCACAAAGGCTTTAAATaaccttttttcttctataattttattcaaatacaGCATAAAATGTCTTCTGAATATAAAGGAAgtcaaaatatttaacacaaataattaaattcatgcaGAAAATATATGGTAGCTTTCTAACTGCTATTacacaaaaatatgttttaagtaTGGCATCTATTAGTCTAAATTGCTTGAATATATAACTTCAGCATATATTATT
Encoded here:
- the LOC116422675 gene encoding LOW QUALITY PROTEIN: vomeronasal type-1 receptor 3-like (The sequence of the model RefSeq protein was modified relative to this genomic sequence to represent the inferred CDS: inserted 2 bases in 2 codons); translation: MSTTTLRPQMDFGNNRSTSEVNHLVLLQSLRVVYLDLVLGIVFFMQTGAGLLGNLFLLCHCISKFLTAGRKRPIDSIFFHLSLSNFIGLISKGIPQTVVGLGLKNFLDRVSCRFIVFLHRVARSLSIIITCLLSGLQIITISPFSYSLLSQLKTYASIYIXPILFFCWILQILIHIHMFVNMQXITENLNNTRIWNLGFCSESVSISFKASIYIIVYSIPDLLCVEFLIMASGYLIFLLQRHHRQVQHIHGSSQLSRRSPEMRATYTILVLVCTYVSFYSVSSILGFYVFHFNRHSRWLLPTTAFLEASYEAIIPFVLISSDSQILHFFESLWQKKTSHNSYLHHRQVQHIHGSSQLSRRSPEMRATYTILVLVCTYVSFYSVSSILGFYVFHFYRHSQWLLPTIAFLDASYQAISPFVIINSDTQILHFLNHSGKENIHNSFPKHSTVQHSISTYPERNLSVAKEIRSVNNRIKEM